The sequence TCACGAGTGGGAGAATGGCTCCAGCTTTACCTTTGTTCCCTTCGGAAGGCTGGACAGTGCAGATGAAGAGCGGAGCCATGTTGACATTCGTGAGCTGAACTACCTTTTCCTATCAGACAATTATGAACTCCGCATAGGGTTGGGAAAGGTCTTCTGGGGGGCAACGGAGTTTGTCCACCTTGTTGACATAATAAACCAAACGGACCTTGTGGAGAATATGGATGAAGAAGAGAAACTGGGCCAGCCTATGCTTCAGCTAACGATGCCTAAAAGCTGGGGAACGGCAGAATTCTTTCTTCTTCCCTATTTCCGTGAACGAACTTTTCCCGGCGAGGAAGGTCGTCTCAGAACAGGGCTTATGGTCGATACCGATGAAGTGGTGTATGAGAGTTCTTCCAGGGAGCGTCATATTGATTACGCGCTCCGATACAGTCACACTTTGGGGGATATGGATATGGGGATCTATCATTTTATGGGAACAGGTCGTGAACCTGCTCTGCATCCCGGAATAAATAAATCAGGAAAGCTGGTTCTCATCCCTTTTTACGAGCAGATCGAACAAACAGGCCTTGATATCCAGTTCGTAGCTGGAGAGTGGCTCTGGAAGCTGGAGACCCTCCATCGATCAGGCCAGGGAGAAGCCTTTTATGCAAGTATCGGAGGTTTTGAATATACCTTTTATGGTATTGCCGACGGTCCCCTTGATTTAGGTGTCATTGTCGAATATGCCTACGATGATCGCGGTGATGAGGCGACAACAGCTTATGAAAATGACGCCATGGTGGGGTTGAGAATAGCCTTTAATGATGCCGCCGGCTCGGAGATTCTAGCCGGTTATATGGATGATCTGGAGAGTTCGGCTCATATTATCAGTATAGAGGCAAGCCGTCGTTTTGGAGAGCACGTGAAAATAAGCCTTAAAGGAAGGAGTTTTTCGTCAATCCCTGCTGACGATCCGGTCTACAGCCTGCGTGATGATGATTATATGAAGCTTGAACTGGCTTACTATTTCTAGTACTCCTTTCACTATTATCTTGTCATTTCGACCAGAGGGAGAAATCCTTGTTTCCAATGCAATGAGAGATCTTTAAGATTTCTCGCTTCGTTCGAAATGACAGACATATAATATTTTTCTATCTTTTAAATATAAGGGGAAAAATGAAAGATTTGAATGACGAAGAAATCAAAGAGGCGGTACGTAAGACCTACGGAAAGATCGCAGAGGCGGAGGATTCCTGCGCCTGCTGGCATCCCTCTACGTCACAAAACTCCTCCTGCTGTGCTCCCGGGGTGTCCACAGCGCCCACCTCCACAGCTGAAGGTGCATCGGCCCGGCTCGGTTATTCCGAGGAAGAGCTTAAAAGCGCTCCTATCGGAGCCAATATGGGGCTCGGCTGTGGAAATCCTCAGGCCATTGCAGCGATCAAAAAAGGAGAAACCGTTGTCGATCTGGGAAGTGGTGGTGGCTTTGACTGCTTTCTGGCTGCAAGGGCCGTCGGTAAAAAGGGCAAGGTCATCGGCGTCGACATGACACCTGAGATGGTAAGCAAGGCAAGAGAAAATGTAATCAAGAGCGGCTTTGATAACGTGGAATTTCGTCTGGGGGAGATGGAGAACCTCCCCGTCCATGACAGTTCTGTCGATGTTATTATCTCCAATTGCGTTATCAACCTGGCAACTGATAAGGAGAAGGTCTACAGTGAGGCCTTCCGTATCTTGAAAGGGGGAGGACGACTGGCAATTATGGATATTGTCGTCACAGCGGAACTTCCTGAAAAGTTAAGGAAGAATATTGCCCTCTTTACAGGCTGCGTTGCTGGGGCAACACAGATGGATCATTTAAAGAAAATACTGGAAAGAGTCGGGTTTAGTAAAATAAAGATCAAATCAAGGGATGAGAGTAAGGAATTTATAAGGTATTGGGTACCTGGCAGTAAGATCGAGGACTACATCCTTTCGGCCTCTATAGAGGCTGTAAAACCTTAAATATTTAATTGGGGGTATTGTTATGGCTTCACTAAGTAAAACAGTTGAAAAGAACCACAAACTCATCATTATCGTAGAGACAACAATCATTCTTGCTGTGTTGGTCTCCTGTACGCTGCATGACATCATACCCGTGTGTCACTACCTCTTTGGATGTGATCACAGGATGCATGCCATTTCAGCCTTTTAACTCTGACCCAGACCAGAGGAGGAAATCTCAAAGGTTAATTAAAATGAAAGGAGGTGATGATCATGGCTACCATCAAGATGGTTCCCGAAGAGGAAGCCACAGGCAGGGTCAAGGAGATATACGAAGAGATAAAATCTGAACTCGGTATTGACTTTGTTCCCAATCTCTATAAAGTAATGGCTGCAAAACCGGCTTACCTTGAACTCAACTGGCAGCGAAGCAAAGAGATCATGGGCAAAGAGGGAAAGCTGGACCGGCTGACGAAAGAAGTTATCGCCGTCGCAGTCTCAGCTGTCAATGCCTGCGATTACTGACTGGAGGTTCATACTTCCGCGGTGCGGAAGTTAGGGCTGGATGATGAAGCAATACTGGAACTAATGGCCGTTGTCGACCTCTTTGCCGGTTTTAACAAGCTCATGGACGGCCTTCAGGTAGAACCCGATGAAAAACCATGGTATGGCTGAGGGTAAAAGCTATGAATGCCGTGAGCATTCATCCAATATTGCACTAGAGGAAGGTTAAAAGTTAAAGGAAGGTAATAACTTTAACATCATACTCCCTTATGTCATCAGGCAACTTACTTTATAGCACGCTTATTCAGCTGAAATCATTAATTTTTTCCATAATCCCTGCAACCTTCCATTCATTATTTTATCTTATATTCCAGAGATTGCTATCCATAGCCGGATAAAAGTCACTCATAAAACATCAAAAAAAGGAGTAAAGTCACCGGTGAACAGAAATTCTCAGGACGAATTAATTAAAAAAATCACTGAATCCGTTATCAGGCCCTTTGAACGATTCTTTAAAAGAGAGGCCACAAGCGGTATTATCCTCATACTGGCTGCCGCTGCTGCCATGATTATTGCCAACTCACCACTGCATGATGCCTATCACCATCTATGGGAAACGTCTCTCGGCTTTTCTTTAGGCTCTTTTACACTTGAAAAAAGTCTTCATCACTGGATCAACGACGGTCTTATGGCCATTTTCTTTTTTGTTGTGGGCCTTGAAATCAAACGGGAAATCCTTATAGGGGAACTGGCATCTCCCCGCAAGGCAGCCCTGCCCATTGCAGCGGCCATTGGAGGAATGGTCATGCCTGCCGCCTTCTATATTTTCCTTAATACCGGTAAAGCAGGTGCCCCGGGGTGGGCCATCCCTATGGCAACCGACATTGCCTTTGCTCTTGGCTGCCTTGCACTCCTTGGCAAGGGAATTCCCTCTGGCATACTGATCTTCCTGACAGCCCTTGCCATTGTTGACGACCTGGGCGGTATCCTCGTTATCGCTCTTTTTTATACTGACCAGCTTTCGATCTCGGCCCTCATTGAAGCCCTTATTCTCCTTGCCCTCTCTTTTATGATGAACCGCTTTGGCGTGAGAAAAACCTTCCCCTATGTGCTTGTGGGCCTTTTCCTCTGGCTTGCGCTTTTAAAATCAGGCATACACGCTACGGTTGCAGGCATACTCCTAGCCATGACTATCCCGGCATCTACTGCAATCAGACATTCCGAGTTCATCAGGAAAATTGAAGAGCAACTTTGCTTTCTTCAGGGAAAGGATGAAAATGCTTCATACTGTGCCCTCGAACTTGATGAGGCAGAGAAACAATCGGTCATTCAATCCCTCGAGCAAGCTATATCCGATGCAGAAGCGCCACTGGAACACATCGAACACTCCCTTCACCCCTGGGTGATTTACCTCATTATGCCCCTTTTTGCTTTTGCCAATGCGGGACTTAAACTCGACATGGAAAGCCTAACCGGCTCACTTGCTCACCCTGTATTTTTAGGCACCATTCTCGGTCTTGTCGCAGGAAAACAGATAGGTATATTTCTCTTTTCATGGCTTACCGTTAAATCGGGCATTGCCAGTCTTCCCGAAGGGGTTCGGTGGAGCCATATTTACGGCGTCAGCATACTGGCCGGTATCGGTTTTACCATGTCCCTCTTTATAGGCAACCTCGCCTTCCATGATAATCAGGCCATGCTTGAGACGGCAAAGCTGGGCATCCTGGTTGCGTCTATTCTTTCCGGCATTTTAGGCATGCTTGTATTGAAAAAAGTTACATGAGAGCAAGCTTAAGCTTTCTGCCTTACTGTCACTTGCATTACCGGCATGGTCCCTCGCCATGAGAAATTTATTTACAAATTCATTTACTGTAATATACTTACAACCATGCGAATCATCATTGTAGAAGACGAAAAAGACCTGGCTTCCATTATCAAAAAGGGCCTTGAAGAGAACGGCTATAGTGTCGATATGGCCCATGACGGAGAAGAAGGTCTCTACATGGCGGAAAATTATCCGGCAGATGTAATTGTTCTCGACATCATGCTCCCCCTCATGGATGGCCTTACTATCCTTAAAAAATTAAGGGCCCAGGAAATCAAAACGCCTGTTCTCATGCTCACAGCTAAA comes from Deltaproteobacteria bacterium and encodes:
- a CDS encoding arsenite methyltransferase — translated: MKDLNDEEIKEAVRKTYGKIAEAEDSCACWHPSTSQNSSCCAPGVSTAPTSTAEGASARLGYSEEELKSAPIGANMGLGCGNPQAIAAIKKGETVVDLGSGGGFDCFLAARAVGKKGKVIGVDMTPEMVSKARENVIKSGFDNVEFRLGEMENLPVHDSSVDVIISNCVINLATDKEKVYSEAFRILKGGGRLAIMDIVVTAELPEKLRKNIALFTGCVAGATQMDHLKKILERVGFSKIKIKSRDESKEFIRYWVPGSKIEDYILSASIEAVKP
- a CDS encoding carboxymuconolactone decarboxylase family protein, producing the protein MATIKMVPEEEATGRVKEIYEEIKSELGIDFVPNLYKVMAAKPAYLELNWQRSKEIMGKEGKLDRLTKEVIAVAVSAVNACDYULEVHTSAVRKLGLDDEAILELMAVVDLFAGFNKLMDGLQVEPDEKPWYG
- the nhaA gene encoding Na+/H+ antiporter NhaA, with protein sequence MNRNSQDELIKKITESVIRPFERFFKREATSGIILILAAAAAMIIANSPLHDAYHHLWETSLGFSLGSFTLEKSLHHWINDGLMAIFFFVVGLEIKREILIGELASPRKAALPIAAAIGGMVMPAAFYIFLNTGKAGAPGWAIPMATDIAFALGCLALLGKGIPSGILIFLTALAIVDDLGGILVIALFYTDQLSISALIEALILLALSFMMNRFGVRKTFPYVLVGLFLWLALLKSGIHATVAGILLAMTIPASTAIRHSEFIRKIEEQLCFLQGKDENASYCALELDEAEKQSVIQSLEQAISDAEAPLEHIEHSLHPWVIYLIMPLFAFANAGLKLDMESLTGSLAHPVFLGTILGLVAGKQIGIFLFSWLTVKSGIASLPEGVRWSHIYGVSILAGIGFTMSLFIGNLAFHDNQAMLETAKLGILVASILSGILGMLVLKKVT